From Gimesia panareensis, the proteins below share one genomic window:
- a CDS encoding outer membrane protein assembly factor BamB family protein — protein MKPLLPSRAFSPALKLTAALAFCLLLTTAQAENWPRFRGIDGSGISSEKGFPQSWTEKDYAWHKELPGLGHSSPSIWGDNLFVTSALGEGETRYLYCLDPKTGAEKWKAETKLKKSHKHRKGSWASSTPATDGEHVYVEFADEETYLLICYDLKGNKIWERNLGSFTSQHGHGSSPMIYKNLVIATNDQQGPSSVTAFNKLTGETVWKADRAVRRTSYATPIIIDHPNTGPQLICVSGATGISSLDPETGKVNWTTGEFPMRTVSSPVYGEGLIFATCGGGGRGKLLYGVDPTGSGNIKETHIKYERSTKLPYVPTPVVYEGHLYLWGDSGVVSCVDLTTQNNVWTERIDGGYSSSPVCINGVLYCMTENGDVAMIDASPKFKSYEKISLGDPSHATVVVANGQMFFRTFKHLYCLNAKK, from the coding sequence ATGAAACCATTACTGCCCTCCCGTGCGTTCTCTCCTGCCCTGAAGCTCACAGCAGCCCTCGCCTTCTGCCTGCTGCTCACCACCGCCCAGGCGGAAAACTGGCCCCGCTTCCGCGGCATCGACGGATCCGGCATCTCCAGCGAAAAAGGATTCCCGCAGAGCTGGACCGAAAAAGACTACGCCTGGCACAAAGAACTTCCCGGACTGGGACACTCCTCCCCATCCATCTGGGGGGACAACCTGTTTGTCACTTCCGCACTGGGGGAGGGCGAAACACGCTACCTCTACTGCCTCGATCCCAAAACCGGGGCTGAGAAATGGAAAGCGGAAACCAAACTCAAAAAGAGCCACAAGCACCGCAAAGGAAGCTGGGCCTCCAGCACCCCCGCCACCGACGGCGAACATGTTTACGTGGAATTTGCCGACGAAGAAACCTACCTGCTGATCTGCTATGATTTGAAAGGCAACAAGATCTGGGAACGCAACCTCGGTTCATTCACCAGTCAGCATGGGCACGGCAGCTCGCCCATGATCTACAAAAACCTGGTCATCGCCACCAACGATCAGCAGGGGCCCAGCTCTGTCACCGCCTTTAACAAACTCACCGGCGAGACCGTCTGGAAAGCAGACCGCGCCGTTCGCAGAACTTCTTATGCCACACCGATTATCATCGATCACCCCAACACCGGGCCGCAGCTGATCTGTGTCAGCGGTGCCACCGGCATCAGCAGCCTCGATCCGGAAACCGGTAAAGTCAACTGGACCACCGGCGAATTCCCGATGCGAACCGTCTCCTCTCCCGTCTACGGGGAAGGGCTGATCTTCGCCACCTGTGGCGGAGGGGGCCGCGGCAAGCTGCTCTATGGCGTCGATCCCACCGGATCTGGCAACATCAAAGAGACTCACATCAAATACGAACGTTCCACCAAGCTGCCTTACGTGCCGACTCCTGTCGTTTACGAGGGGCACCTGTACCTCTGGGGCGATTCCGGCGTTGTCAGCTGTGTCGATCTGACCACTCAGAATAACGTCTGGACCGAGCGTATCGACGGTGGCTACAGCAGCTCACCGGTCTGCATCAACGGCGTCCTGTACTGTATGACTGAAAATGGTGACGTCGCGATGATCGATGCCTCACCCAAGTTCAAATCGTACGAAAAAATCAGCCTCGGCGATCCGAGCCACGCCACGGTTGTTGTCGCCAACGGACAAATGTTCTTCCGGACTTTTAAACACCTCTACTGCCTGAATGCTAAAAAGTAA
- a CDS encoding sigma 54-interacting transcriptional regulator, giving the protein MHNSEKQNSKTASTVAYLIVQEVDERGKVYRLVDRQVTTIGRAPTNRIVLDDEVCSRNHCEIFYSDGAWYIRDLGSRNGTLVQGVAISQDHELQEGDVIEIGDSEAIFTFDVSRFSARPTSDGSSAELESATLGVGQQSSWEELNVPEIVQRKSHTRFHTPPPASQIDRDRASRELGRLYRLALEMGNAQTEQELSQIVLNGLFEGTSADIGAILYLDPSKRMPRQPENLKVIAFQSVDELPYRKPSDYLSKVVFDEGDAILAHNVADDSKLSTRDSLGKIHAQSVICAPLRNKHGVAGLIHLYSTNPDNPLDSDDLEFTLALADQLAVSLQNLSEKLQLSDGLARMEGENQALREQLELESELVGQSPSMVALKEQILRIAPTDASVLIRGESGVGKELVARAIHFNSQRKKQPFVCMNCAALSEGLLESELFGHEKGAFTGATSQKPGKFEQAHRGTLFLDEVGEMSLAVQAKFLRVLEGHSFERVGGSASIDVDVRVVAATNRDMEKAVAKGTFRQDLYFRLHVVEVSVDPLRVRADDILLLANYFLNRFVTKTGRPIRGFTDQAEDLLESYHWPGNVRELQNTIERAFILCTGDVVDADDIQLSAVGMESDPQCVLPAVHKGFREISLEEVEQEHILSVLNNTNWNKSRSAQILGIERSTLDRKLKRYGISRP; this is encoded by the coding sequence ATGCATAATTCTGAAAAACAAAACTCAAAGACCGCCTCCACGGTGGCTTATCTGATCGTGCAGGAAGTGGACGAGCGGGGCAAGGTCTATCGGCTCGTGGATCGTCAGGTGACGACCATCGGTCGCGCACCGACCAACCGGATCGTGCTGGATGATGAGGTCTGCAGCCGCAACCATTGCGAGATCTTTTACAGCGATGGTGCCTGGTACATTCGCGACCTGGGGAGCCGTAACGGTACGTTGGTGCAGGGAGTCGCGATTTCGCAGGATCATGAGCTGCAGGAAGGGGATGTGATTGAAATCGGCGACAGTGAGGCAATCTTCACCTTCGATGTCTCGCGCTTTTCTGCGCGACCGACCTCAGACGGTTCGAGTGCCGAGCTCGAAAGCGCCACACTGGGGGTCGGGCAGCAGTCGAGCTGGGAAGAACTGAATGTCCCGGAAATCGTTCAGCGGAAGAGCCATACCCGCTTTCACACGCCTCCGCCCGCTTCTCAGATCGATCGGGACCGTGCCAGCCGGGAGCTGGGACGTCTGTATCGCCTGGCCCTGGAGATGGGGAATGCGCAGACTGAGCAGGAGCTGTCACAGATCGTGCTGAATGGTCTGTTTGAGGGGACCAGCGCTGACATCGGAGCGATTCTGTACCTGGACCCCAGCAAGCGTATGCCGCGTCAGCCTGAGAATCTGAAGGTGATTGCCTTTCAGTCGGTGGATGAGCTGCCTTATCGTAAACCTTCGGATTACCTCTCCAAGGTGGTGTTCGATGAAGGCGACGCGATTCTGGCGCATAATGTTGCCGATGACAGCAAGCTTTCGACGCGGGACAGCCTGGGGAAGATTCACGCGCAGAGTGTGATCTGTGCCCCCTTGAGAAACAAGCACGGGGTGGCGGGACTGATTCATCTGTATTCCACCAACCCCGATAATCCCCTCGACTCCGATGATCTGGAATTCACTCTGGCACTGGCGGATCAGCTGGCGGTGTCCCTGCAGAATCTGAGCGAAAAGCTGCAGCTGTCCGATGGTCTGGCGCGGATGGAGGGGGAAAACCAGGCGCTGCGTGAACAACTGGAGCTGGAGAGTGAACTGGTGGGGCAGAGCCCGAGCATGGTGGCGTTGAAGGAGCAGATTCTGCGTATCGCGCCTACCGATGCGAGTGTGCTGATCCGTGGGGAGAGTGGCGTCGGGAAAGAACTGGTGGCGCGGGCCATCCATTTCAACAGCCAGCGGAAGAAGCAGCCTTTTGTCTGCATGAACTGTGCGGCTCTGAGTGAGGGGCTGCTGGAGAGCGAGCTGTTTGGCCACGAGAAGGGGGCTTTCACCGGGGCGACCAGCCAGAAGCCGGGTAAATTCGAACAGGCGCACCGGGGGACGCTGTTCCTGGATGAAGTCGGGGAGATGTCTCTGGCGGTGCAGGCGAAGTTTCTCCGCGTGCTGGAAGGCCATTCCTTCGAGCGGGTCGGAGGGAGTGCCTCGATCGACGTCGACGTGCGCGTTGTGGCTGCGACAAACCGGGATATGGAGAAAGCGGTCGCCAAAGGGACGTTTCGCCAGGATTTATATTTCCGGCTGCATGTGGTGGAGGTCAGTGTCGATCCGCTGCGCGTGCGGGCGGATGATATTCTGCTGCTGGCCAATTACTTCCTGAACCGGTTTGTGACGAAGACAGGACGACCGATACGCGGGTTCACCGACCAGGCGGAAGACCTGCTGGAGTCGTATCACTGGCCGGGCAACGTGCGGGAATTGCAGAATACGATTGAGCGGGCCTTTATCCTTTGTACAGGTGATGTGGTGGATGCGGACGACATTCAACTCTCTGCCGTGGGGATGGAGAGCGATCCGCAGTGTGTGCTGCCCGCGGTGCACAAAGGGTTTCGTGAGATCTCTCTGGAAGAAGTGGAGCAGGAACATATTCTCTCGGTATTGAATAACACCAACTGGAATAAGTCCCGTTCCGCTCAGATCCTCGGTATCGAGCGCTCGACGCTGGATCGGAAGCTGAAGCGGTATGGGATCAGCCGTCCCTGA
- the rplT gene encoding 50S ribosomal protein L20, whose protein sequence is MRVTKGAARRRAKKRLFKEARGNYGGRSKLLRTVKETIVRSRAYAYRDRRVRKREFRALWITRITAACRERGTNYSQFINGLSKAGITLNRKSLSELAISQPQVFDEIVKAAQAALAA, encoded by the coding sequence ATGAGAGTTACCAAAGGTGCAGCTCGCCGTCGAGCCAAGAAAAGACTGTTTAAAGAAGCGCGTGGTAATTATGGCGGCCGCAGTAAGTTGTTGCGTACCGTTAAAGAAACCATCGTGCGGTCTCGTGCTTATGCCTACCGGGACCGTCGCGTTCGTAAACGTGAATTCCGCGCACTGTGGATCACACGTATTACCGCTGCCTGCCGTGAACGGGGTACGAACTACTCCCAGTTCATCAATGGTCTGTCAAAAGCGGGTATTACGCTGAACCGGAAGTCACTCAGCGAGCTGGCCATTTCTCAGCCTCAGGTATTTGATGAGATTGTGAAAGCAGCCCAGGCCGCTCTGGCAGCTTAA
- a CDS encoding Gfo/Idh/MocA family protein produces the protein MTKPVRVGLIGYGFMGRTHSNAYRQVSKFFDIEHTPVLQACCARSEDKIKDFADNWGWESYETDWRKLIERDDIDLIDITTPNNSHHDIAIAAAEAGKMVLCEKPLAMNVAEAVAMTEAIEKAGVANMVWFNYRRVPSITLAKQLVDEDRIGRPFHYRAQYLQDWTIAEDVPQGGATLWRLDAKVAGSGVTGDLLAHSIDSAIWLNGPITSVSAATETFIKERVHQETGEKTKVEIDDACMFLARFANGSMGTFESSRYARGRKNFNTFELNGEAGSVYFDLEDPQILQFFEYANPTTGKKVEDHLTGWRRIHVTNFEHPYMDKWWVPGCTIGYEHTFTNALADFFQGLDTGKPTQPDFRAALETQKVCDAVLQSAKEKQWVEIA, from the coding sequence ATGACCAAACCAGTACGCGTCGGCCTCATCGGCTACGGATTCATGGGACGTACCCACTCCAACGCTTATCGCCAGGTCAGTAAGTTTTTCGATATCGAACATACCCCCGTCCTTCAGGCCTGCTGTGCCCGCAGCGAAGACAAAATCAAAGACTTCGCCGACAACTGGGGCTGGGAGTCCTACGAAACCGACTGGCGCAAGCTCATCGAACGGGACGACATCGACCTGATCGATATCACCACCCCTAATAACTCGCACCACGACATCGCCATCGCGGCTGCCGAAGCCGGCAAAATGGTCCTCTGCGAAAAACCGCTGGCGATGAATGTCGCCGAAGCAGTCGCCATGACCGAAGCCATCGAAAAGGCCGGCGTCGCCAACATGGTCTGGTTCAACTATCGTCGTGTGCCTTCGATCACCCTGGCCAAACAGCTGGTCGATGAAGACCGCATTGGTCGTCCCTTCCACTACCGGGCTCAGTACCTCCAGGACTGGACCATCGCCGAAGACGTCCCCCAGGGCGGTGCCACCCTCTGGCGCCTGGATGCCAAAGTCGCCGGTAGCGGCGTAACCGGCGACCTGCTGGCCCACTCCATCGACTCGGCCATCTGGCTCAACGGTCCGATCACTTCGGTCTCCGCGGCCACCGAGACCTTCATCAAGGAACGCGTGCACCAGGAAACCGGCGAAAAGACCAAGGTCGAAATCGACGACGCCTGCATGTTCCTCGCCCGCTTTGCCAACGGCTCCATGGGTACCTTCGAAAGCTCACGCTACGCCCGCGGACGCAAGAACTTCAACACGTTCGAACTCAACGGCGAAGCCGGCTCGGTCTACTTCGACCTCGAAGATCCACAGATCCTGCAGTTCTTCGAATACGCCAACCCCACCACCGGCAAAAAGGTCGAAGACCACCTGACCGGCTGGCGGCGGATTCACGTCACCAACTTCGAACATCCTTACATGGATAAATGGTGGGTGCCCGGCTGTACCATCGGTTACGAGCACACCTTCACCAATGCCCTGGCTGATTTCTTCCAGGGGCTCGATACCGGCAAACCGACCCAGCCCGACTTCCGTGCTGCCCTGGAAACGCAGAAAGTCTGCGACGCGGTCCTGCAAAGTGCAAAAGAAAAGCAATGGGTCGAAATAGCATAG
- the argC gene encoding N-acetyl-gamma-glutamyl-phosphate reductase, whose product MTKVAIMGATGYAALELIKILLRNPEVEIVALTTRSEEAPHISEIHHCLEGRLDLRCENLSPAEIAERADFVFCALPHVASMEVIPDLLADGCRVVDLSADYRLSDPAVYEQWYHHVHIDPTRLGSTVYGLPELWAEKIPGADLIANPGCYTSTAILGLAPLLANSLVEPTGIIIDAKSGVSGAGRKPKLGTLYPECNESITAYGVGTHRHTPEIEEILTTVGGADVKVTFTPHLTPMNRGILATMYPRLKEDTSLDHLKDVYRSYYEGKPFVRIIDRVPTTKDVAGTNYCDISLQSAGNQLIVFSATDNLIKGAAGVAVQNFNLMAGYPETTGLIV is encoded by the coding sequence ATGACCAAAGTAGCCATTATGGGAGCCACAGGGTATGCGGCTCTGGAGTTGATCAAGATTCTGCTGCGCAACCCGGAAGTCGAGATTGTTGCGCTGACGACGCGTTCAGAAGAGGCACCCCATATCAGTGAGATCCATCACTGTCTGGAGGGCCGCCTGGATTTGCGTTGTGAAAATCTGTCACCGGCAGAAATTGCAGAACGGGCTGACTTTGTCTTTTGTGCCCTGCCGCACGTGGCCAGTATGGAAGTGATTCCGGATCTGCTGGCCGATGGTTGCCGAGTCGTGGATTTGAGTGCCGACTATCGATTGAGTGATCCTGCAGTCTACGAACAATGGTATCATCATGTGCACATCGATCCGACCCGTCTGGGAAGCACGGTTTATGGTTTGCCCGAACTCTGGGCGGAGAAGATTCCCGGTGCGGATCTGATTGCGAATCCCGGCTGTTACACCAGCACTGCGATTCTGGGGCTGGCCCCGCTGCTGGCGAATTCCCTGGTTGAACCGACGGGAATCATTATTGATGCGAAAAGTGGTGTGAGTGGTGCCGGTCGGAAGCCCAAGCTGGGAACCCTGTATCCGGAATGTAATGAGAGCATCACCGCTTACGGGGTGGGCACACACCGTCATACACCGGAAATTGAAGAAATCCTGACAACGGTCGGCGGCGCAGATGTGAAAGTCACCTTCACGCCGCACCTGACTCCCATGAACCGGGGAATCCTGGCGACCATGTATCCACGTTTGAAAGAAGATACGAGCCTCGATCATCTGAAAGACGTTTACCGGTCCTATTACGAAGGCAAGCCGTTTGTGCGGATCATCGATCGGGTGCCCACGACTAAGGATGTTGCGGGAACCAACTACTGTGATATTTCGCTGCAGTCTGCCGGTAACCAGCTGATTGTATTTTCGGCGACCGATAACCTGATCAAGGGGGCGGCCGGTGTGGCCGTGCAGAATTTCAATCTGATGGCCGGCTATCCAGAGACGACCGGCCTGATTGTCTGA
- a CDS encoding GreA/GreB family elongation factor translates to MVDRHPISQEGYEKLREEIRHLENEVLPDIAQKIADARAEGDLKENAEYHAQREAQGMANLKISKLKNKLAGCYIADKSTMPKGEVTYGSIVTVKNLDDGLEEKYEFVGPGEEDYMGEIMKILTSSPLAQGLLTKKVGEQVEVDVPSGKLRFEILEIED, encoded by the coding sequence ATAGTGGACCGTCATCCAATCTCACAAGAAGGATATGAGAAACTGCGTGAAGAGATCCGTCATCTCGAAAACGAAGTCCTGCCTGATATCGCACAAAAAATCGCAGATGCACGCGCTGAAGGTGACTTGAAAGAAAACGCAGAATACCATGCCCAGCGAGAAGCACAGGGGATGGCTAATTTAAAAATCAGCAAGTTGAAAAACAAACTCGCTGGCTGCTATATCGCTGATAAATCGACCATGCCCAAAGGTGAGGTCACCTACGGCTCCATCGTGACCGTAAAAAATCTCGACGACGGGCTCGAAGAAAAGTACGAATTCGTCGGCCCCGGTGAAGAGGACTACATGGGCGAAATCATGAAAATCCTGACCTCCAGCCCGCTGGCTCAAGGCCTGCTGACTAAAAAAGTTGGAGAGCAGGTTGAAGTCGATGTTCCTTCTGGCAAGCTCCGCTTTGAAATCCTGGAAATTGAAGACTGA
- a CDS encoding sugar phosphate isomerase/epimerase family protein produces MSDNAANTFPKLHNASWPGVVGKGPDSEPPIDLDTMLDLTAAAEVDGVKFDGTDLFLFDPHVSIDSTDDDLKQLAEKVQSRNLVIGSVVAPVWPPTGGGSAMGSEEERSQFLEQVRKGCGIAKKLREIGVRPYGVVRIDSAAGPGDWVADPEGNQAKIAETFKQAADIATDHGERLAAEGEICWGGMHSWKRMVQLLEMVDRPDVVGFQADMSHTLLYLMGYNAPEDRLLPEDFDWNDEATFDAAYKTLTDALRPWTIDFHVAQNDGTVHGTGSHDKTGRHCLPNDPNGKLDITKRAGYWLRDENGNVTKKFEHICWDGCMFANDVMMDPQTWNDILAAMISVRNAHGWS; encoded by the coding sequence ATGAGTGATAACGCAGCCAACACCTTCCCCAAACTTCATAACGCCTCCTGGCCGGGTGTCGTCGGAAAAGGCCCTGATTCTGAGCCCCCCATCGATCTGGATACCATGCTCGACCTGACCGCTGCCGCGGAAGTCGATGGCGTCAAGTTCGACGGAACCGACCTCTTCCTCTTCGATCCGCATGTCAGCATCGATTCCACCGACGACGACCTCAAGCAGCTGGCCGAAAAAGTCCAGTCCCGTAACCTCGTCATCGGCTCCGTCGTCGCCCCCGTCTGGCCCCCTACCGGCGGTGGATCTGCCATGGGCAGCGAAGAAGAACGCAGCCAGTTCCTGGAACAGGTCCGCAAAGGCTGCGGCATCGCCAAAAAGCTGCGGGAAATCGGCGTGCGTCCCTACGGCGTCGTCCGGATCGACTCCGCTGCCGGCCCTGGTGACTGGGTCGCCGACCCCGAAGGCAACCAGGCCAAAATCGCAGAAACCTTCAAACAGGCTGCCGACATTGCCACCGATCACGGCGAACGCCTCGCTGCGGAAGGCGAAATCTGCTGGGGCGGGATGCACAGCTGGAAACGCATGGTACAGCTCCTGGAAATGGTCGACCGCCCCGATGTCGTCGGCTTCCAGGCAGACATGTCCCACACCCTGCTTTACCTGATGGGCTACAACGCCCCCGAAGACCGGCTGCTCCCCGAAGACTTCGACTGGAACGACGAAGCCACCTTCGATGCCGCCTACAAAACCCTCACCGATGCCCTGCGGCCCTGGACCATCGACTTCCACGTCGCCCAGAACGACGGCACCGTGCACGGCACCGGCTCGCACGACAAAACCGGGCGGCACTGTCTGCCCAACGATCCCAACGGCAAGCTCGACATCACCAAACGGGCCGGATACTGGCTGCGTGATGAGAACGGCAACGTCACCAAAAAGTTCGAGCACATCTGCTGGGACGGCTGCATGTTTGCTAATGATGTCATGATGGATCCACAAACCTGGAACGACATTCTGGCAGCTATGATCAGCGTCAGAAACGCCCACGGATGGTCCTGA
- a CDS encoding alpha/beta fold hydrolase, protein MLLSFKQSCCFGCFCLLLALPVMAEEQADERLQRARELIGHLEHGEAEEAVRNFDAVMARALPARQLQTVWSGMIGQYGPFQKIKSTRLETRKPYEIVLVRCQFQKTDLTARVVFSRNNQISGLFFKPEGEYKRPAYVDPGKFTEEQLTIGEGLWALPGTLSLPVGKGPFPLVILVHGSGPQDRDETVGPNKPFRDLAQGLATRGIAVLRYEKRTRHHRLKMAFLASRITVREETVEDVIAAVKVSARHPRIDAKRIVVLGHSLGGYLLPRIARGSDQIAGLISLAGSVRPLEELILDQTNYLVRLDGTVSSEEEQQLAELKKQVERVRSSELSETEPASALPLGVPAKYWLDLRGYQPAEAARTLSQPLLILQGERDYQVTMADFELWKAALSERKDVKLISYPGLNHLFIAGEGKSQPGEYLVPGHVSEKVMRDIAAWVASLRSL, encoded by the coding sequence ATGTTGCTCTCATTCAAACAATCCTGCTGCTTTGGGTGCTTCTGTCTCCTGCTGGCACTGCCCGTCATGGCAGAAGAGCAGGCCGATGAACGCCTGCAGCGTGCCCGGGAACTGATCGGGCATCTCGAACATGGTGAAGCTGAGGAAGCCGTCAGGAATTTTGACGCTGTCATGGCTCGGGCACTTCCTGCCAGACAGCTGCAGACGGTCTGGTCCGGGATGATTGGGCAGTATGGCCCGTTTCAGAAAATCAAAAGCACTCGGCTCGAAACCCGTAAACCTTACGAGATCGTGCTGGTGCGCTGTCAGTTTCAGAAAACCGATTTGACTGCGCGGGTCGTTTTTTCCAGGAACAACCAGATCAGCGGCCTGTTTTTCAAGCCCGAGGGTGAGTACAAACGTCCCGCCTATGTAGACCCTGGTAAATTCACCGAAGAACAACTGACGATTGGCGAGGGGCTCTGGGCATTGCCCGGCACACTCTCACTGCCGGTGGGGAAAGGGCCTTTCCCCCTGGTCATCCTGGTTCACGGTTCCGGCCCTCAGGACCGGGATGAGACGGTCGGCCCGAACAAGCCGTTCCGGGATCTGGCGCAAGGGCTCGCCACACGCGGAATTGCCGTCCTGCGTTACGAAAAGCGAACTCGCCATCATCGTCTGAAGATGGCCTTTCTTGCGAGCAGAATCACCGTCAGGGAAGAGACGGTGGAGGATGTGATCGCAGCCGTGAAAGTGAGCGCCCGGCATCCTCGGATCGATGCGAAGCGGATTGTGGTACTCGGTCACAGTCTGGGAGGGTACCTGCTCCCGAGGATCGCCCGCGGAAGCGATCAGATCGCCGGACTGATCAGCCTGGCAGGATCGGTCAGACCGCTGGAGGAGCTGATCCTCGACCAGACGAACTACCTGGTGCGACTGGATGGGACGGTGAGCAGTGAGGAGGAGCAGCAGCTCGCGGAACTGAAGAAACAGGTGGAGCGGGTTCGCTCTTCCGAGTTGAGCGAGACGGAGCCAGCGTCAGCACTACCTCTGGGAGTCCCTGCGAAATACTGGCTGGATTTGCGCGGTTATCAGCCTGCCGAAGCAGCCAGAACGCTCTCTCAGCCCCTGCTGATCCTGCAGGGAGAGCGGGATTACCAGGTCACGATGGCTGATTTTGAGCTCTGGAAAGCGGCTCTCTCGGAGCGGAAGGATGTCAAACTGATCTCCTATCCGGGACTGAACCATCTGTTTATCGCGGGGGAAGGCAAGAGCCAGCCTGGGGAGTATCTCGTCCCGGGGCATGTGTCTGAGAAAGTCATGCGGGATATTGCAGCATGGGTGGCGTCCCTCAGGTCATTGTGA
- a CDS encoding cupin domain-containing protein — translation MSNVAKLAADALTEGGGIFRLSPTWVPRSFLQPGRRLKLHPNDYYALGTHRGGIDERWFGSTTVATNEGAPDDEGLSYCVFGGEKFTLKDAISELGAEIIGDAIWGKYNRWPVYSKFFDNMGPIPHHMHQNTEQAAKVGQEGKPESYYFPPQMNAIGNNFPYTFMGLEPGTTKQDVIDCLDRWNDGDNGILDLSKAYRLKPGTGWLIPPCVLHAPGSLVTYEPQWGSDVFGMYQSMVEGRAVHRSLLTKDFPEDKHDDNAYLVEALDWEANVDPNFKANNYLEPINIGDTAADGYVDLWIVYGKVNGEQLFTAKELTVDPGARLTLKDSGAYSWITVQGKGKIGNLRLQTPAMIRFGEMTEDEVFVTEKTAQEGITIENTGSEPLVSLRYFGPGACPDAPNVGDYCK, via the coding sequence ATGTCTAACGTTGCCAAACTAGCCGCCGATGCGCTGACGGAAGGTGGTGGGATTTTTCGACTGTCTCCTACCTGGGTTCCCCGTTCGTTTCTGCAGCCTGGTCGTCGCCTCAAGCTGCATCCCAACGACTATTATGCCCTGGGAACACACCGTGGCGGTATCGATGAACGCTGGTTTGGTTCTACAACGGTCGCTACCAATGAAGGCGCACCGGATGACGAAGGCCTCAGCTACTGCGTCTTCGGCGGAGAAAAATTCACACTCAAAGATGCCATCAGCGAACTTGGCGCCGAAATCATAGGCGACGCCATCTGGGGCAAGTACAACCGCTGGCCCGTTTACTCTAAATTCTTCGACAACATGGGCCCGATTCCGCATCACATGCACCAGAATACGGAACAGGCCGCCAAAGTCGGCCAGGAAGGCAAGCCCGAATCCTACTATTTTCCTCCCCAGATGAACGCCATCGGGAACAATTTCCCCTACACGTTCATGGGTCTGGAGCCCGGCACCACCAAACAGGACGTTATCGACTGCCTGGATCGCTGGAACGACGGCGACAACGGCATTCTCGACCTCTCTAAAGCCTACCGCCTCAAACCCGGTACCGGCTGGCTGATTCCCCCCTGCGTCCTGCACGCTCCGGGAAGTCTGGTCACCTACGAACCACAGTGGGGCAGTGACGTCTTCGGGATGTATCAGTCAATGGTCGAAGGTCGGGCCGTACACCGCTCCCTCTTGACCAAAGACTTCCCCGAAGACAAGCACGACGACAACGCTTACCTCGTCGAAGCCCTCGACTGGGAAGCCAACGTCGATCCGAACTTCAAAGCCAATAACTACCTCGAGCCGATCAACATAGGCGATACCGCCGCCGATGGTTATGTTGATCTCTGGATCGTCTACGGGAAAGTCAACGGCGAACAGCTCTTCACCGCTAAGGAACTGACCGTCGATCCGGGTGCCAGACTCACCCTCAAAGACAGCGGCGCTTACAGCTGGATCACTGTTCAGGGCAAAGGCAAAATCGGTAATCTGAGACTGCAGACGCCCGCCATGATCCGCTTCGGCGAAATGACGGAAGACGAAGTCTTCGTCACAGAAAAAACTGCGCAGGAAGGCATCACCATCGAAAACACCGGCAGTGAACCTCTGGTTTCACTCCGTTACTTCGGCCCCGGTGCCTGCCCTGACGCACCCAACGTCGGCGACTATTGCAAATAA